A single Phoenix dactylifera cultivar Barhee BC4 chromosome 1, palm_55x_up_171113_PBpolish2nd_filt_p, whole genome shotgun sequence DNA region contains:
- the LOC103706122 gene encoding inactive glucose-1-phosphate adenylyltransferase small subunit 2, chloroplastic, with translation MEGVKKLHIVREIWLQSVLAIILDDGSETKLYPLTKRISKGAIPIAANYRLIDIVVSNCINSNIIRIYALTQFNSTSLYSHLSRAYSNIGLGKDGFIEILTACQSPEEQGWFKGNADAVRRWLWVLKDHPVEEFLVLSSHHIYEMDYAKLIKGHRDSRADITVAVSCNRRNNNPSYDFLIQNHRKKFLEVKHAPDMDEDKFAAVIAKIDNLVPISYTIRIFMHGMQIGISTKEEVCGARSMGIFVIKRDMMIKLLEKVLPKANDFRSEVIQGAISMGLKVHAYMFDGQWEDIETIEAFYHANIESARRTSHGFNFHDRNSPIYTMPHCLPPTVVTNALIRGSIIGDGCILRRCKITDSVIGMRTYIGEEAVIEDSVIMGSDFYQTDVQWSWTKLQGFNVPVGIGEQTHIRRAIIDKNARIGRNVRIVNTHGVQECDREAHGYIISGGIVVVLSNAVIPDGSML, from the exons ATGGAAGGAGTAAAGAAGCTGCATATAGTTAGAG AAATTTGGTTACAGAGTGTTCTGGCCATCATACTTGATGATGGCTCGGAGACAAAGCTGTATCCCCTGACGAAGAGAATATCAAAAGGAGCTATTCCAATAGCAGCAAACTACAGGCTCATTGACATTGTGGTGAGCAACTGCATCAACAGTAACATTATCAGGATATATGCTCTAACTCAGTTCAACTCCACCTCCCTATATTCTCATCTGTCAAGAGCCTATTCTAACATTGGGCTTGGGAAGGATGGTTTTATAGAAATTTTGACCGCATGCCAAAGCCCTGAAGAGCAAGGTTGGTTTAAG GGAAATGCAGATGCTGTTAGGAGATGGTTGTGGGTATTAAAAGATCATCCAGTGGAGGAGTTTTTGGTTCTTTCCAGTCACCATATTTATGAAATGGACTATGCAAAACTTATTAAAGGACATAGAGATAGCAGAGCAGATATCACAGTTGCTGTTTCATGTAACAGAAGGAACAATAATCCCAGTTATGATTTCTTAATACAGAATCACCGAAAGAAATTTCTTGAAGTCAAACATGCACCAGATATGGATGAAGATAAATTTGCAGCAGTGA TAGCCAAAATTGACAATCTAGTTCCTATAAGTTACACCATAAGGATCTTTATGCATGGAATGCAGATAGGAATTTCTACAAAAGAAGAAGTTTGTGGTGCCAGAAGCATGGGAATCTTTGTCATCAAGAGAGACATGATGATCAAACTCTTAGAAAAAGTCCTACCTAAAGCCAATGATTTCAGAAGTGAAGTTATCCAAGGCGCAATTTCCATGGGATTGAAG GTCCATGCTTATATGTTTGATGGACAATGGGAGGACATCGAAACAATTGAAGCCTTCTACCATGCCAACATTGAAAGTGCGAGGAGAACATCTCACGGCTTCAA TTTCCATGACAGAAACTCTCCTATCTACACCATGCCACATTGCCTACCACCTACTGTAGTTACCAATGCTCTCATAAGAGGGAGCATTATTGGTGATGGTTGCATTCTACGT AGGTGCAAGATCACTGATTCCGTGATTGGCATGCGAACATATATCGGAGAAGAAGCAGTGATCGAGGATTCTGTGATCATGGGTAGTGACTTTTACCAA ACAGATGTGCAATGGAGCTGGACAAAATTGCAAGGCTTCAATGTCCCAGTTGGGATTGGAGAACAAACTCATATTCGAAGGGCTATAATTGATAAGAATGCAAGGATAGGGAGAAATGTCAGG ATTGTTAACACACATGGGGTCCAAGAATGTGACAGGGAGGCTCATGGATACATCATTTCTGGGGGCATAGTTGTTGTTTTGAGTAATGCAGTAATTCCAGATGGCAGCATGCTCTAA